In the genome of bacterium, one region contains:
- a CDS encoding prepilin-type N-terminal cleavage/methylation domain-containing protein — translation MKVKLPITKGGFTPLEIKSKEELASNNIARANEKTRIFPISYGRQRYNGDLSLTGFTLIELMVVIAIIGILAAIMIPNVIKHLEKGKEAKATADIDILVKAVSLFQIDNGELPGQLSQLWLTGVGGPYISSDEGESLDTPWDGTYVITSGTSSYTIATTDIGNEGEPKVSKKIIFE, via the coding sequence ATGAAAGTTAAATTACCAATTACTAAAGGGGGCTTCACCCCGTTAGAGATTAAATCAAAAGAAGAATTAGCTTCTAATAATATTGCAAGAGCTAATGAGAAGACAAGGATATTTCCGATTAGTTACGGTCGCCAAAGATACAATGGCGACCTATCTCTAACGGGGTTCACCCTTATAGAACTTATGGTTGTAATTGCAATAATAGGTATTTTAGCGGCAATAATGATACCAAATGTCATTAAACACCTGGAAAAAGGGAAAGAGGCTAAAGCAACTGCAGATATTGATATCCTTGTGAAAGCAGTAAGCCTTTTCCAGATTGATAATGGAGAACTTCCAGGGCAGTTGTCCCAGTTATGGCTTACTGGTGTTGGAGGTCCTTATATATCCAGTGATGAGGGGGAAAGTTTAGATACTCCGTGGGATGGTACCTATGTGATTACATCGGGAACAAGCTCATATACTATTGCAACTACTGACATTGGCAACGAGGGTGAACCAAAAGTTTCAAAAAAAATAATTTTTGAATAA
- a CDS encoding type II secretion system protein GspG has translation MKKKQKFSNYELPFIPKKSEIFGDSILGISLKFQRANYHLPEAGFTLMELMVVIAIIVLLAGIMTPNVARRLERAKMTRAEADIAAIENAIAMYENDTGRYPEDTHSTASWDSIDVLAWRLTAREPDGTPEPLISNDRNWHGPYIKGIDEDSWKEYYVYMKNEHSTNPPTQGTDYPASGDGGSVDAPPNLGYYIYSMGKNKKTGTIAGTDYYEDDVNNWDVKKSWREEY, from the coding sequence ATGAAGAAGAAACAAAAATTCAGTAATTACGAATTACCTTTTATCCCCAAAAAATCGGAGATTTTCGGGGACTCAATCCTCGGAATTTCTCTGAAATTCCAGAGGGCCAATTACCATTTGCCAGAAGCAGGTTTTACATTGATGGAACTTATGGTGGTTATAGCAATAATCGTTTTACTTGCCGGAATTATGACGCCCAATGTAGCAAGAAGATTGGAAAGAGCGAAAATGACACGGGCCGAAGCCGACATAGCCGCAATTGAAAACGCTATTGCCATGTATGAAAATGATACAGGAAGATATCCTGAAGATACGCATTCTACTGCATCTTGGGATTCAATAGACGTTTTAGCTTGGAGACTTACTGCTCGAGAGCCTGATGGTACTCCTGAACCACTTATTAGTAATGATCGCAACTGGCATGGTCCCTACATAAAAGGTATAGACGAGGACTCTTGGAAGGAATATTATGTTTATATGAAAAATGAACATTCTACTAATCCTCCTACTCAAGGAACTGATTATCCAGCTTCTGGTGATGGTGGTTCTGTTGATGCTCCTCCTAATCTTGGTTATTACATCTATTCCATGGGTAAAAATAAAAAAACAGGAACAATAGCGGGAACTGATTATTATGAAGACGACGTAAATAATTGGGATGTGAAAAAGAGTTGGAGAGAAGAGTATTAG